A stretch of the Denticeps clupeoides chromosome 6, fDenClu1.1, whole genome shotgun sequence genome encodes the following:
- the gig2o gene encoding GCRV-induced gene 2o produces MEDPVSFSGWTSHRDRGALLGDQEPRSGRVYTMYHGTHTRDAPAIISRGFRRSADGLLGAGVYVSRNIRKAECYPLGAHQNDRVVLKLSVRVGRVKRIDRDHHPQQKSWHQDGYDCAWVPPNCGVSAIKSGREEDCVWDPGRIAVVDVARCADERARRELRGLIRARAAPGHACPRCHQDDPAGQHRVERCPACAKAVCPFQSRHKCA; encoded by the coding sequence ATGGAGGATCCGGTGAGTTTCTCCGGATGGACCTCGCACCGGGACCGGGGAGCCTTGTTGGGCGACCAGGAGCCCCGCTCCGGCCGCGTCTACACCATGTACCACGGCACCCACACCCGAGACGCGCCGGCCATCATCAGCCGCGGCTTCCGGCGCTCCGCGGACGGGCTCCTGGGCGCCGGCGTGTACGTCAGCCGCAACATCAGGAAGGCCGAGTGCTACCCGCTGGGCGCCCACCAGAACGACAGGGTGGTGCTCAAACTGAGCGTCCGCGTGGGCAGGGTGAAGAGGATCGACCGCGACCACCACCCGCAGCAGAAGAGCTGGCACCAGGACGGCTACGACTGCGCCTGGGTGCCGCCCAACTGCGGCGTCAGCGCCATCAAGTCGGGCCGGGAGGAGGACTGCGTGTGGGACCCCGGGCGCATCGCCGTGGTGGACGTGGCGCGTTGCGCGGACGAGCGCGCCCGGCGGGAGCTGCGGGGCCTGATCCGCGCCCGCGCCGCCCCGGGACACGCGTGCCcccgctgccaccaggacgacccgGCCGGGCAGCACCGCGTGGAGCGCTGCCCGGCGTGCGCAAAAGCCgtctgcccgttccagagcagGCACAAGTGCGCGTAA
- the LOC114792492 gene encoding uncharacterized protein C11orf53 homolog: MEAEYSKRVYQGVRVKHTVKDLLAEKRSRQTSVPRFNAGGSPSQPAFVPMSGSHVLPGYYTMRRPFLQDSELCHQVKQYSTDTYSSTLGGKTFSYDHPSSYPFIDSYYSPESFDYRGPSAYGGGGGSIFPPSPLPPLLPPITGEPASSHLLMRDSWDPPAEDPVSQSDAMCSEGTAPVSGSPSLAAQDRMSTGRSQPYSLQPLEDVPYPTSSYTPASNYSCSPYMTVQGDLVKMSPISSEESGGGAVSLADTSAWPKDDGSATWLSYEARRVF, encoded by the exons ATGGAGGCAG aGTATTCCAAAAGAGTCTACCAGGGAGTCCGAGTCAAGCACACAGTCAAAGACCTCCTGGCAGAAAAGCGATCAAGGCAAACCAGCGTTCCCCGCTTCAAC GCCGGCGGCAGTCCCTCGCAGCCAGCGTTCGTTCCCATGTCAG GGTCGCATGTACTTCCTGGTTACTACACCATGCGGCGGCCCTTCCTGCAAGACTCGGAGCTCTGCCACCAGGTCAAGCAGTACTCCACAGACACGTACTCGTCCACGCTTGGGGGGAAGACCTTCTCATACGACCACCCCTCCAGCTACCCCTTCATCGACAGCTACTACAGCCCGGAGTCGTTCGATTACCGCGGCCCGTCAGCCTACGGCGGCGGGGGCGGCTCCATCTTCCCGCCTTCGCCCCTGCCTCCCCTGCTGCCCCCCATCACCGGAGAGCCGGCCTCGTCACACCTCCTCATG AGAGATTCATGGGACCCGCCTGCTGAAGACCCCGTCAGCCAGTCTGACGCCATGTGCTCAGAGGGAACGGCCCCAGTCAGTGGATCCCCCTCTCTGGCTGCACAAGATCGCATGTCCACGGGTCGCTCTCAGCCATATTCCTTGCAACCCCTGGAAGATGTTCCCTACCCCACCTCCTCGTACACGCCCGCGTCAAATTACTCCTGCTCCCCTTACATGACAGTGCAGGGAGATCTGGTGAAAATGTCACCCATATCGTCAGAGGAATCTGGCGGTGGGGCGGTGTCCCTGGCGGACACCTCTGCCTGGCCCAAGGATGATGGCAGTGCCACCTGGCTGTCTTATGAGGCTCGAAGGGTCTTTTAA